The Cyanobium sp. ATX 6F1 genome includes a region encoding these proteins:
- a CDS encoding TM0106 family RecB-like putative nuclease, translating to MTSRPTTPSQLALFSRSPRIGAWWEELKSRGLFTGKQPPPSSLDEQLFADGLRLEQVLLNRLEAEGYRIARLAGKQSEADYVATREAMAAGFDFIHQASLNNGEIRGSADVLRRIPQPSALGDWSYIPIECKLASKPRTTFLVQACAYCELLTPLLGHRPDRFELFLGGGRFQTYDTDRFWAWYQQLRNRYRDFCASFDSASPPEDEPGDHGSWSAFIEERLIAERDLVLVANMRQNQRLKLKAAGIHTIEQLAELPPAASIAGLAAEVLFELRQQAQLQLTPHGADGKPAFLVRPLQQGKGLAALPAADAGDIWFDMEGLQDAVAAKKLEYLFGACYREAPAEPAAFIAWWGHRPLEEKRAFEGFVDWVEERRRRHPGLHVYHYASYEKAAMRRLSQQHSTREAVIDDWLRSDLLCDLLPVVTRSIVLGEGSYSIKKVEGLYMGPRGADVTNAGDSVVAYLHWQSSGEPPLPGAAPEGSPRLQAIEDYNRDDCVSTVLLHDWLLVLRRAQGLPDQPLEQAEEERPDAEPWPLEALSARLIAELPEQLQSDPAANAPEADLLDQERLGPRGLSWRVQRLLAQLLPFHHREAKVAWWAYFDRRGKALQSPEELDADGEAINGVVWQGSESVPSARTGADLHTFAFDPSQTLKLHVAHGDGSIKLEIPETGQKLQAVVIDGEQGTLTLKYPWSTRDKRQAAGQAVELPKGPIPLIKVPEDISELLRDSLLAQAESWVDGGKPIPAAIVHLLERRAIEPLISLNHALAADPSALPAHLAAFLASHSNLTLALQGPPGTGKTTVTAEVIAELVERGLRVAISSNSHAAINNLLLKAHSTCAGRGLSQQVVKCSTAKDDKGLVGQPVALCKPDALAGSMAVVGGTAWMFARPVMEEAFDWLVVDEAGQMSLANLLVMARCARGILLVGDQQQLAQPSQADHPGESGRSCLEYLMQDKAVVPADRGVFLATSWRMEPSLTSMVSALFYNGRLKASPANAINRIEWREPFTGSDGGVVPSQGLVFEAVEHTGCSVSSEEEIERIARLVESLLGSSYRHASSGAERSGVLTPIDILVTAPYNVQVNRLQQRLGNRARVGTVDRFQGQEAPVAIHSLTASDGDAAPRGLGFLLQPNRLNVAISRARCLSIVVGSPGLVTGIANTVEEAEQINRLCRLVQASMEDDRRDIS from the coding sequence ATGACCTCTCGCCCCACCACCCCTAGCCAGCTCGCCCTCTTCAGCCGTAGCCCACGGATCGGTGCCTGGTGGGAGGAGCTCAAATCCAGGGGTCTTTTCACGGGCAAGCAACCACCTCCCTCCTCCCTTGATGAGCAACTGTTCGCCGATGGTCTGCGCCTTGAGCAGGTGTTGCTCAACCGGTTGGAAGCCGAGGGCTATCGCATCGCCCGCCTGGCCGGCAAGCAGAGCGAGGCTGATTACGTCGCCACCCGCGAGGCGATGGCAGCAGGGTTCGACTTCATCCATCAGGCCTCACTGAACAACGGAGAGATCCGCGGCTCGGCCGATGTGCTGCGCAGGATTCCCCAGCCCTCGGCCCTGGGTGACTGGAGCTACATCCCGATCGAATGCAAGCTGGCCAGTAAGCCACGCACCACCTTTCTGGTCCAGGCTTGTGCCTATTGCGAACTGCTCACCCCATTGCTGGGGCACCGGCCCGATCGCTTCGAGTTGTTTCTCGGCGGTGGCCGCTTCCAGACCTATGACACTGACCGCTTCTGGGCCTGGTACCAACAGCTCCGCAACCGCTACCGCGATTTCTGTGCTTCCTTCGATTCCGCCTCGCCGCCGGAGGATGAACCCGGTGATCACGGCAGCTGGAGCGCCTTCATCGAGGAGCGGCTGATCGCCGAGCGGGATCTTGTGTTGGTGGCGAACATGCGCCAGAACCAGCGCCTCAAGCTCAAGGCCGCCGGCATCCACACAATCGAGCAGCTGGCCGAACTGCCTCCCGCCGCCAGCATCGCTGGCCTGGCGGCCGAGGTCCTGTTCGAGTTACGTCAGCAGGCCCAGCTGCAACTCACACCCCATGGGGCCGATGGCAAGCCCGCGTTCCTGGTGCGCCCCCTGCAGCAGGGCAAGGGCTTAGCCGCCCTCCCCGCCGCCGATGCCGGCGACATCTGGTTCGACATGGAGGGACTCCAGGATGCCGTTGCCGCCAAGAAGCTCGAATACCTTTTTGGGGCCTGCTACCGGGAGGCCCCGGCTGAGCCGGCAGCCTTCATCGCCTGGTGGGGCCATCGCCCCCTGGAAGAGAAGCGGGCCTTCGAGGGGTTTGTGGATTGGGTGGAGGAACGAAGACGCCGTCATCCAGGCCTGCACGTCTACCACTACGCCAGCTATGAAAAAGCGGCGATGCGACGCCTCTCCCAGCAACACTCCACCCGAGAAGCGGTGATCGATGACTGGTTGCGCAGTGATCTGCTCTGTGACCTGCTGCCGGTCGTCACCCGCTCAATCGTGCTCGGTGAAGGCAGCTACTCGATCAAGAAAGTGGAGGGGCTCTACATGGGCCCCCGTGGCGCCGATGTCACCAATGCCGGTGATTCCGTCGTCGCGTACCTGCACTGGCAATCCTCCGGTGAGCCTCCCCTGCCGGGCGCAGCTCCCGAAGGCAGCCCCAGGCTTCAGGCCATCGAGGACTACAACCGCGACGACTGCGTCTCCACGGTGCTGCTGCATGACTGGCTGCTGGTTCTGCGCCGCGCCCAGGGCCTGCCCGATCAACCGCTTGAACAGGCTGAGGAGGAACGCCCTGATGCGGAACCCTGGCCCCTGGAAGCCCTCAGCGCCCGGTTGATCGCCGAGTTGCCTGAGCAGCTCCAGAGCGATCCCGCCGCCAATGCTCCAGAAGCCGACCTGCTCGACCAGGAACGACTGGGTCCCCGGGGCCTGAGCTGGCGGGTGCAACGGCTACTGGCCCAGCTGCTGCCGTTCCATCACCGCGAGGCCAAGGTGGCCTGGTGGGCCTACTTCGATCGCAGGGGTAAGGCCCTGCAGAGCCCGGAGGAACTCGACGCCGATGGCGAGGCGATCAACGGAGTCGTATGGCAAGGCTCCGAGAGTGTGCCGAGTGCGCGCACCGGCGCCGATCTGCACACCTTCGCCTTCGATCCGAGTCAGACCCTCAAACTCCATGTCGCCCATGGAGATGGGTCCATCAAGCTGGAGATCCCCGAGACCGGCCAGAAGCTCCAGGCCGTGGTGATCGACGGCGAACAGGGCACCCTCACCCTCAAGTACCCCTGGAGCACGAGAGACAAGCGGCAGGCCGCCGGCCAGGCGGTGGAACTTCCCAAGGGTCCCATCCCTCTGATCAAGGTGCCCGAGGACATCAGCGAGCTTCTACGCGACAGCCTGCTGGCCCAGGCCGAGAGCTGGGTGGATGGTGGCAAGCCCATCCCTGCCGCCATCGTTCACCTGCTGGAGCGCCGTGCCATTGAGCCACTGATCTCGCTCAATCATGCCCTCGCAGCCGATCCGAGCGCCTTGCCGGCCCATCTGGCGGCGTTTCTTGCCTCCCACAGCAATCTGACCCTGGCGCTCCAGGGCCCCCCCGGCACGGGCAAAACCACCGTCACCGCTGAGGTCATTGCCGAGTTGGTGGAGCGCGGTCTGCGGGTGGCGATCAGCTCGAACAGCCACGCCGCGATCAACAACCTGCTGCTCAAGGCCCACAGCACCTGCGCAGGCCGTGGCCTCAGCCAGCAGGTGGTGAAATGCAGCACCGCTAAAGACGACAAAGGTCTGGTCGGCCAGCCCGTGGCGCTCTGCAAACCCGATGCCCTCGCCGGATCGATGGCCGTGGTGGGCGGCACGGCCTGGATGTTCGCTCGCCCCGTGATGGAGGAGGCCTTCGACTGGCTGGTGGTGGATGAGGCGGGGCAGATGTCCCTGGCCAATCTGCTGGTGATGGCTCGCTGCGCCCGAGGAATCCTGCTGGTGGGCGACCAGCAGCAACTGGCCCAGCCCAGCCAGGCCGATCACCCGGGAGAAAGCGGCCGCTCCTGCCTGGAGTATCTGATGCAGGACAAAGCGGTGGTGCCGGCAGATCGGGGCGTGTTCCTGGCCACCAGCTGGCGGATGGAACCCTCGCTCACCTCGATGGTTTCGGCGCTCTTCTACAACGGCCGGCTCAAGGCCAGCCCCGCCAATGCGATCAACCGGATCGAGTGGCGGGAGCCCTTCACCGGCAGCGATGGTGGAGTCGTCCCCAGCCAAGGGTTGGTGTTTGAGGCGGTTGAGCACACCGGCTGCAGCGTCAGCTCAGAAGAAGAAATCGAGCGCATCGCTCGGCTGGTGGAATCCCTGCTGGGCTCCAGCTACCGCCATGCCAGCAGCGGCGCTGAACGCAGTGGGGTTCTAACCCCGATCGACATCCTGGTGACAGCTCCCTACAACGTTCAGGTGAACCGGCTGCAGCAAAGGCTGGGCAACCGTGCCCGGGTGGGAACGGTGGACCGATTCCAGGGCCAGGAAGCCCCCGTGGCCATCCACTCCCTCACCGCCAGTGACGGAGATGCCGCCCCCCGAGGCCTGGGTTTCCTGTTGCAGCCCAACCGGCTCAACGTGGCCATCAGCCGTGCCCGTTGCCTCTCGATCGTTGTCGGCTCACCCGGCCTCGTAACGGGTATCGCCAACACGGTGGAGGAGGCGGAGCAGATCAATCGGTTGTGCCGCTTGGTCCAAGCTTCCATGGAAGATGATCGCCGAGATATCAGCTGA
- a CDS encoding galactose oxidase codes for MTVEDWPYLDQAVLRPSRSRKVCMTCHFFRHHAGVNCIPLLTCQLHQGLLAQGEHLTHRCKGWTDDMTRQRGWCPEVA; via the coding sequence GTGACCGTCGAGGACTGGCCCTATCTGGATCAGGCCGTGCTGCGCCCCAGCCGCAGCCGCAAGGTCTGCATGACCTGCCACTTCTTTCGCCACCACGCCGGGGTGAACTGCATTCCCCTGCTCACCTGTCAGCTGCACCAGGGACTGCTGGCCCAGGGCGAGCACCTCACGCACCGCTGCAAGGGCTGGACCGATGACATGACGCGCCAGCGGGGCTGGTGTCCGGAGGTGGCATGA